AGTCCCCTACCGTCCGGTTAGCTAAAATTAAAACGATAATGAGATGAGACATCATACTCTCTTAtttatagagatgcagcactgaaacatgcccatcagcccaccgagtctgtgccgaccaacacccacccatttatgctaatcctacatgaatcccatattccttaccacatctccaccattttcctaccacctacctacactaggggcaatttatattggcgaaTTTATATATCAACCTGCAagggtttggctgtgggaggaaaccagagcactcagcagaaacccacacagatcaCAGGGAaagctttcaaactccacacaggcagcacccagaagcgaacccacgtcgctgaagctgtgatgctaaccactgcgccactgtgctgccctttaaaCGCAGAATAgaaaggagacctaacaaggctgctcacagagcGTGACAGGCTCAAGAACAGCACGGAATGCAATATGACGTGAAAACGATGTTGGATTTTACTAATTTCATAATTTCAACAATTTATAAATAAGACTCAATAGATATTTCACTCCATTCTCTAActcatttctgaattttctctgggtccctgcataaataaacggattgacgcaggaactcaaaagctgaagcatTAATGCGCTTTCCTCCAGAATAAAGCTTGATTCATTGAAATTGGAACCGGAAAAATACTTAAGTTTTGCAATTCGAACATAAAGGAAATTTATCAGAAGTACCAAATATAACAGCATGAAACTGCCCGAGACGCAGAAGAGTAAAACGATGGAgtttctccgcttctccatctctgggtcactctgagtcgctccattgctgtgggcctggagtctccTGCGGGCTTTACTGgccactagaatgtgcctgacagtcagtgcattgagcagtaaaatcagaatgaatgggagacaagaGGTTGAAATGGGGCGAATCCAGTCAAATGCAGCCCATGCAGGTGACGTATAAAATATTAATTTTACGCTGCAGAACCAGGGTATGTTGTCAATTATATACAAAGGTTCAAATATGAAATACCAGAAGATATTTTTGAAACAGCTCAATGAAGATATGATTCCTATAACTCGTGCTGCTGTTTTCTCGgtgcagtattttattttaatCTTCTGACAACAAATtgccataaatcgatcaaaggtaaaagcgactgttaaccagacagaactgtcCATAATCGCAATGCTCAGGACAATACGGAGACTGCATACGGGTGTGATGGATAGGAAACTGACCgggaaataaataccagcaatccggtttaatatcacagtCGTGATCATGACCAGGAAatccgtcactgccatggacaccatgtagtaagtgatacatctggagagaccacatcttcctcgggacaggatcacaatcactgccaagttagctgtaatagagacagagagagtctgagagaaagagggaggattGCGTTTGTGAGTGAGCGAGAACAGGGCAGTTTCTGTCTGACTCCCAACAAAATCATCCATTTAACAGTTTTTTTGGTGAATTTTATGGCTTTGACACATGATCCTACGTGGAAAACTATCGCTTAATTTCTGGACACTTTTTCCTGTGTTTAAAATGACATCAGGATTTAAACTAAGACTGGTCAGTAACATTGAAATGTAAAATAATACAATCAAACATAATGGAGAACAAAAAGGCATCAGAAACCCATCGACACAAAAATGGGAGCATCAAACAGACAAGAAAAATAACATCAGGAACATATTGTGGAAGATATTTAAGAGGGTAAATAATACAATAACTAACATTACAGTGCAATCTAACAGGAACacaggaaaaacttgcatttacaacaGATTATATACAGCTCAGGACCTAAAAGGCGCTCATCCAATGAATTACTATAAAATGATTCACAGTTGGTGATTTCTTTTTTCTTAAATCAATTTGTTCGTAAAGATTCTTAAACGGAAAGAACGGAATGGACAGTTAGTGTTTCCTCACTATGCAGAGGAGATATAGTTTAAAATGCAATGATAACTCCAAGCACTTCTCCCGTTGTTCAGCTGAGAACTTGGGTGTCAATCTGTACCAGCGGAAGTGGTGGATTATGAGGTCCTAATTGAACAagggtccctctgacagtgcagcacttcctcagcactgcgcTACGCTGTGCTGTCAGCATAGATGTCCAGCCTTGTCCCATAGTGGCTATTGAAATTAAAACTTTTTTACTCAGGTGTGAGAGATGCCACCAGTTATGCAGCTTCACAAATATGGAGAGTAGATTGAAGGTGGCAACAGTCTGTTACATTGTTGGAGGCTTGGAGCAGAAGGATCATTAGGGACTCAGCAGCCAGCTCTGTAGGACATTTAGCATTAGCGAATGTGGAACAGGAAAGCCGGGCTGAAGCAGTGTGAATTTGAGACTGAGAGTAGAAACACTGCGCTCTGTGAGTTCAGGATAAGTACAGATTCATTCACAAAACAGTCGCTTGTTGCATTGCTTGTATTTCTGTTAATAACTCAATTCCTAATAATGTTCCATCAATGAATTCACTCATTAAATACAACCAGGAAATATTTAATTGTTGAATAATTTCAATCAGTGCAAATCAGACAGTCGTTGTCAATGTCAATGTAGAACTCGTTGTACACTGTGGTAACAGGCTGATAGTTCACTCACAGTAACAGTATCAATAAGACAATAGAGCTACATTTACACCATGATAACAGTgtaataattcacccacagtaacaatgACAGCAACAcaaaagaaatacattgataccatGATAACGGTGTGCTAAATCACCCAGAGTAACAGTGGAAATAACGCAATAGAACTGCAATTACACTATGAAATGGCACACGTAAAGGGGAGAACTTATACAGTTAGAAGCAATATTACACCATTTAATGGGAAAATTATATCACTGAAGTGGAGAAATTGTGCTGCCGAAGTGGATGTGATACTTGAAAGCGGGAGTAATTACACTCGTAATGTTAAGAGATCATACCAGTAATGCTGAGAAATGACACTTCTAAAGGGGAGAGGTTATAACATCAATGACAAAAAAAATCAGTAAATTTCGAAGAAATTATATCATTAAAATGGAGAAACAATTCTGTTAAAGTAGAAAAATTATCTGGTAAAATAGGAGAAATTGCAACAATTGGAGGGAAGAAATCTTACCACTAAAAGAGAGAAATTATTTCATTGAAGGGGAGAAAGACTATCCATAATCTGGAGAAACGCTCGTTGTAAGTAAGAGCAGTGACAAAACTAATCAATAATTTTCAAAACTAATAACTAACCGCAATACTTTACCTGGAATCCCAATAGCTGCAAGGacaggatagtaaatggcaaacaccagaCCTTTTATTGATCCGTGCATTTCTATTAGAAGTTCTGAGCAGGTCTAAACTGCACTCAAAGATTGTCATATTTATACCTGCTGTAAGGCTCCAGGGAGATAATTAGATGGTTCTATCTTTTACATTGATTACACTCAATGAAACAAGCAGATTAGTGCAGCAGTTGCCGGGCTCGTGTTCTTGTTTTGATGGAATGGAATATTTTTCAAGGGACCTGACATGGCTCTAAGGTGAAATACTCAAACTACAGTATAATCCTAGATACAAATAGCATAATGAAAAGTTTAATAGGCAGCTGCAATGGTGAAAGTGAACCTTGCATATGAGGAATCCACGGGTTTAAATAATTTAATACTGAGTTAAGTGCCCTCAGCACAAGGCATAACTGATCAGAGATATACTGGTCCGAAAGGAAACTGTGGCCAAGTTCTCGCTCTTGATCACTATTCAGCTCCAGTCTGTGCGATCCCAGCTCCAAATCTCTCTGAGACAGTGCATCCATTTCAACACAACTGTCTGCATTCAGTATGGGCAGGTCTAGGTCAGCACAGTGCTTTCAGTGTGCACAGGTAAAAATGTGCACGTTTATGTCTTGTGTGTAACTGTCCAGTTCAGCACGCTTGAGTTCAGCATTGGTCAAGTTTAGTACAGTTATATTCAGTGGATAAATGTTCAGTTGAGCACACAGCATATCGTATGGACTGCTTGGTGTCGGTGCACTTATATGCAGTGTCATCAGTTCAAGTTCAGCATGGTCTTGATCTGTGTGCACAGGTTTGGTTCAGTACGATTACATGCAGGGTACACAGGTTTCGTTcacagggggaggggggtggttgcgGTGGTGGTTGGTGAGGAAGAGaataaagggaaggtgtgtgatagggcagagggatggaaagattaaataacaaagctccaGTTCTGCATTGTTACTTTCAGTGAGGTATCTACAGTTCCATCCAGTTGCATTGAACGTGGACAGGTCACGGTTACTGCCAGCAAGATCTTGCTCAGCTCAAGGTGTTTACATCC
This genomic window from Heterodontus francisci isolate sHetFra1 chromosome 34, sHetFra1.hap1, whole genome shotgun sequence contains:
- the LOC137348763 gene encoding probable G-protein coupled receptor 139; this translates as MVSMAVTDFLVMITTVILNRIAGIYFPVSFLSITPVCSLRIVLSIAIMDSSVWLTVAFTFDRFMAICCQKIKIKYCTEKTAARVIGIISSLSCFKNIFWYFIFEPLYIIDNIPWFCSVKLIFYTSPAWAAFDWIRPISTSCLPFILILLLNALTVRHILVASKARRRLQAHSNGATQSDPEMEKRRNSIVLLFCVSGSFMLLYLVLLINFLYVRIAKLKYFSGSNFNESSFILEESALMLQLLSSCVNPFIYAGTQRKFRNELENGVKYLLSLIYKLLKL